A part of Pararhizobium sp. A13 genomic DNA contains:
- a CDS encoding phosphotransferase, producing MADQQDAALSLAQFVRALQDIDPSDGPPPGPHNFCRGASLASRDEQTRSAIESLHGIADTYALTRAWDTALRIDPWRKPPVWIHGDLHAGNLLVEKGCLAAIIDFGGLGVGDPACDLMVGWTLLSAEARSTFRSTLAVDAATWARGRAWALSVAIVARPYYLHTNPVLVSTSRCAIREALADLDD from the coding sequence ATCGCCGACCAGCAAGACGCCGCCCTCAGCCTTGCGCAGTTCGTGCGTGCCCTGCAGGACATAGATCCATCAGATGGGCCACCGCCGGGACCACATAATTTTTGCCGCGGCGCATCGCTGGCAAGCCGGGACGAGCAAACCCGCAGCGCAATCGAAAGCCTGCATGGCATCGCCGACACCTATGCGCTGACGCGCGCCTGGGACACAGCCCTGCGCATCGACCCATGGCGCAAGCCACCCGTCTGGATCCATGGCGACCTTCACGCTGGCAACCTGCTTGTCGAAAAGGGCTGCCTCGCCGCCATCATCGATTTCGGCGGGCTGGGCGTTGGAGATCCTGCATGCGATCTGATGGTTGGCTGGACACTCTTATCGGCTGAAGCCCGCAGCACGTTTCGTTCAACGCTTGCCGTCGATGCAGCAACTTGGGCAAGGGGACGCGCTTGGGCGCTGTCCGTGGCAATCGTCGCACGTCCCTACTACCTACACACAAACCCCGTCCTCGTCTCGACATCGCGTTGTGCAATACGGGAGGCTCTGGCCGACCTCGATGACTGA